AGGGGCTTCCGCCCGACGCGTCGGGCCTGCCGGAGCTGGAGGCACCCCGCTACTGGGCGGGACGGATCCTGCGCGCCGCCCTGGACCGGCTGAACGAGCAGTATCCGCAGGTCGGCCTGAGTTCCGAGCAGATCGCCCGGCCTGCCGCGGAGGCGCTGGTAGGGGTGGGCTCGCAGGCTGAGCTGCTGGTGCTGGGCAGCCGTGCGTTCAGCGGCTTCGGCGGCTTCATGGCCGGGTCCGTGGCGCTGGCGACGGTCGCGCACGTGTCGCGGCCCGTGGTGCTGGTGCGGGCCGATCAGGCCTCCGAGGACGAGCACGTCCCGGACCCGGTGGGGCGGCCGTCGAGGCGGGAGCCGTACCGCGAGGTCGTCGTGGGGGTGGACACCGGGCATCCGTGCGAGGAGGTTCTTCGGTTCGCCTTCGAGAGCGCGGCCCTGCGGGTGGCCCCGCTGCTGGTGGTGCACCTGTGGCAGCAGCCGCGGCTGTCCCGTCCGGCGGACGAGGAGGCGAACGCCGCGGCGCAGGCGGCGGCCGAGCAGCAGCTGGCCGCCATGGTGCGGCCGTGGCGGGAGAAGTTCCCGGCGGTCGAGGTGCGGGAGCTGGTGGAGAACGGGCGTCCGGCGCAGGAGTTGCTGCACGCGACGACCGAGGCCGGTCTGCTGGTCGTCGGCCGCAGGGCCCGCGCGGGCAGGCTCGGCACGCACACCGGTCCGGTGGCCCACGCGATGATGCACCACGTGCACTGCCCGGTCGTCATAGTCCCGCACGGCTGACCCGGCTGAGCGGCAAAGGACCGGCGGCGCGAGCTTGTCAAGGAACCTGAGCTCCCCGGGTCAGCGGCCAGGAGGCGTGGTCCTGGTCGTCCGGGTCGGAGGAAGGTCGGCCGAGGGCGGGTCGGCCGGCCGTGCTTCGAGGCGGCATCGGGATCACACGCGGTATCCCCCTCACTCACCAGACAAGCCGGAGGCCGGCCATGAGTGTCGGACAGACCTTGAAGGGCCGGATCACCGAACGCATGGGCCGTACCACCCACAACAGGCGGCTGCAGCGCAAGGACAGGACCGACCGTGTCGCGGGAGACCTCAAGCAGTCCGGCGACAGAGCCAAGGACGCCTTCAGGCCGTGACCACGAACGCCCCGGGTGGTCCCCACGTCGCGTCGAGAATGCCGGAGACCATGGTCGAAGCGCCGTACGGGACGTCGTCCCGGTGCGCAGATCCGGACTACGTGACGGACTGACGGTGGCGGGCGCCGCGGCGGCCGCGCATCACGAAGCCGACGATCCAGACGACCAGCAGGACGACGGCGGC
Above is a genomic segment from Streptomyces sp. SLBN-31 containing:
- a CDS encoding universal stress protein: MLRPVVVGLDGSRESLAAADWAAREALRRGLPLRLVHAYEGLPPDASGLPELEAPRYWAGRILRAALDRLNEQYPQVGLSSEQIARPAAEALVGVGSQAELLVLGSRAFSGFGGFMAGSVALATVAHVSRPVVLVRADQASEDEHVPDPVGRPSRREPYREVVVGVDTGHPCEEVLRFAFESAALRVAPLLVVHLWQQPRLSRPADEEANAAAQAAAEQQLAAMVRPWREKFPAVEVRELVENGRPAQELLHATTEAGLLVVGRRARAGRLGTHTGPVAHAMMHHVHCPVVIVPHG
- a CDS encoding CsbD family protein → MSVGQTLKGRITERMGRTTHNRRLQRKDRTDRVAGDLKQSGDRAKDAFRP
- a CDS encoding hydrophobic protein, which produces MILWILLLLLILVVFGFGFIMHLLWWAAVVLLVVWIVGFVMRGRRGARHRQSVT